The Leptolyngbya sp. 'hensonii' sequence CTCATCCGCTCAATTACATTCAATTGCTGAGCAAAAATAGCACTGTAGGGACCCAGATGATACGTCCCAACTTCAGTTTTAAGAATGAGATTGGCAGAATCACGCCAGTCAATCTCAAGAATCTTAACGGAACTGCGGCTGATCAGGCGATATAAACTGGACCAGTAAGGGGTATAAGCCTCGCTCATGCCAATGACTTTCAAAGACGGCAGCTTGAAAGCTTTGTCAATGGAAGAATAGCTATCAAAGGGCATCCACTTTCCATTTTCGTCTAGCAAGCCAGCATTGAATGTCTTGGGGGCTTGAGTGGGTTGGGCTGCGCGACGGGGAGCGAGTTTGGCGGGAACAGTCACGGCTACAGGCAGGCGCTCTCTGACTTGAACCATCATTTTGGGCGGGATCAACTGCCTGGTAACGGTTACAGAACGGATGGGAGCAGCGGCTTCCAGCTTTTCAGCTAAAGCTTGGGGCTGTACTTGGAGCAAGGATTGAGGGTAAGACAGGGGTAGTAAGGCCAGAATTGCTTTGGTTGAGAGGAAGCGATTGCCCTTAATTTCCACCTGTTCTGGGGTCGCAATAACCCAGCCGGGCAAGGTAAGAACCCAGGCTAATCCAGCAGATAAACTGCTGACAGCAATCATTTGCCAGACAGCCTGAAAATTCCTCAGGCGGCGTTGATTTCGAAGTTGCTTTCTTCGCTGGATCAAGTCAGTGTGAGAGACAGATAAAAACTCAGTCATGGATACCTGCTACAGCCAAAACAAAAAACTATGACCCCGCTTAAATTATGACCCCGCTTAATTTTGTTTCAGTTAAGCCCCAGAAACCAGAAAAGTCAAGCAATTAGACGCTGTTTTTCCCGTTGCAAGTACTGTTGCCACCGACTGGCCAGTTCTATGTCACTGAACGGAACCTGCACTGCCGATCGAGAATCTGCAAAGGTGAACTCGATCGCAATTTGCCCTTTCTGGTGAGAAGCGGATGGGGACTCGACCCGCTCACCTCCTCTCAGCAGGCGGATGTCCTGTACCTGTTTCAGGGAAAAGGTTTGCAGGTCGATCGGTCCGGTCCGGGTTGGCTGGCCCCAGGTCAGTTCACTATCAACCTGCCCCAATACTGCATAGATATCGTATTTGGCCTTCTGAAAATTTTTGGCCCAGGCTTGATAAGCCTCGACTTTCTGGTATTCGTTCCAACCGGCCCAGGCTAGCCAGAGAAAAACCCCCAACAGGGGCAGCCAGAGCAGACCTCTTTCCATTTCTATCCGTAGAGTAACTGTAGTTAATCATCAAATCCTGATTATCCCCAGAAATATCCCCCATGCGCTATCGTTGAGCAAACCGATCTGGCATCAGGCATATGAGAAAGCTGTTAATTCTGGGCCTTTTCCTGCTGGGATTATTGTTGGCACTCGCGAACTTTGAAGGACTGGCTACCCAGGGCACCTACGATTCGATCGTGGTGGATCTGAGGGAACAGGGAACTGCTGCTCAGGTACAGGAGCAGATTCAGTCTCTAGTGCGTCAGTATGGAGCCAGGCCTAACAGCGAATTCTCAGACGCCGATCACGTTTACATCCTCCCAGGCAATGCCCAGACTCTGAAACAACTGAAGCGCTCCAGCCTGTCCCAGGCAGCCGAATTCATTGAGCCTAACTATGTGTATCGGGCCACGGAAATGCCCAATGATCCCGATTATGGGAAGCAGTGGAATTTCCGCAGTATCAATGTCGAGCCAGCCTGGGAAGAAACAAAGGGATCTGGGGTAACGGTAGCTGTGATTGACACTGGTATCAGTCAAGTTCCGGATCTGAAGGAAACAAAATTTGTCAAGGGCTATGATTTCGTTAACGATCGGGTAGACGCCTCTGATGACAATGGTCATGGCACCCACGTCGCCGGGACGATCGCCCAATCCACCAACAACGGCTTTGGCGTGGCCGGGATCGCTCACGAGGCCAACCTGATGCCCCTGAAAGTTCTGGGTGCCAGTGGGGGTGGCACCATTTCTGATATCGCTGAAGCCATTCGCTATGCCGCCGATAACGGGGCTGATGTGATCAATATGAGCCTGGGTGGTGGAGGGGAGAGTGGGCTGATGCAGGAGGCGATCGACTATGCCCACAGCAAGGGCTTGGTGATTGTTGGAGCGGCTGGGAATGAAGGGCAGAACTCTGCTTCCTATCCGGCTCGCTATCCCCGTGTGATTGGGGTGGCGGCGCTCAATGCTGCTGGGGAAAAAACACCCTACTCCAACTATGGGGCTGGAGTGGATATTTCGGCTCCTGGTGGGGATACCTCCAACGGTGGTGAAGTCGGGGGAATTCTGCAGAACACCATCGACCCCGCAACGGGAGAAAGTATCTTTGCCGCCTACCAGGGTACCAGCATGGCCGCTCCCCATGTGGCCGCTGTGGCCGCTCTGGTAAAAGCGGTGGGTGTCCAGGAGCCCGATCGGGTCCTGGAGGTTCTGAAACAATCGGCCCGACCTGTACAGGATGACCTGATGAACTATTACGGTGCGGGTCATCTGGATGCGGCTGCTGCTGTCAAACTAGCTCTGAAAGGGCAACTCAACTTCCGAGACTTCTTCCGCTGGCTGCGGGACAATGGCTACCTCAATCCTCGCTTCTGGATTGATGGTGGGCTTCCAGGTCTGTTACCCAAGCTGGCCATGATGCTGGGTTCCTATTTACTGGCCTGGTTCCTGCGGAACTATTTTCCCTTTGCCTGGAGTTGGCCTCTGGCTGGGGGGCTGGTGGCAGGCAGTTCTGGACTGTTTTTCCTGCAAGGAATTTACATTTTTGACCTGCCCCAATGGCCATTCCGGGTTCTGGGAAGCTCGATTCCAGAGCTGGGTACGGCTATCCAGGGCAACCCAGCTCTGAATCCCCTGTTTGCCAGTGTGCTCATTCCCCTGGGATTGATCTTGTTGCTGTTGGGTCATGGCCAATGGAAGTGGTTTGCGATCGGCTCCAGTCTAGGCATCGCCGCCTGTCTAGCCGTATCCGCAGTGACTTCCCCACAGGTGCTCTGGCTGGGAGAAGGCTGGTTGGCCCGTTCTTTCCTGATTGGGAATGCTCTGCTCTGTTATGGATTGGCCCATCTCGCCAGTAAACCGGAGGCACAGCGGGTATGAGTTTAACCGTCACAGGCAAAGTAGAAAAGAAGGGTTTCGGGCCTGGCACCTGGGCCCTGGTCAGCGAATCGGGCCAGACTTATGAACTTCATAATCCACCCCAAGAAATGCTCAAAGCTGGCCAGCAGGTCAAGGTAGAAGGGGAAATCCTCAAGAATGTGATGACCTTCGCCATGATTGGCCCAGTGTTGCAGGTGAACCATTACGAATTAAGGTAATCGCTAAAATCCATCAACCATCGGGGAATTGCCAGCACAGGAGATGTTCCACGTTTTCACTGCCGCAGGCGCAGGGTTCCGGTTTGGAAGCGACCCATTCCCAATCGCACTGCCGACAATGGCAGAGAACATTGTGGCGGTTGGCCTCCGCCAGTCGGAGCTGCCACTCCGCCAATTCTGCCTGACTTAAGGGAGTGTCACCTTCATTCGTCATCTGGATCAATCCCCAAAGCCCTTAATCGTTCGGCCAGACGATCGGCCCGTTGTTGCTCCTGGTCAGCCCGTTGCCGTTCCTGGTCGGCCCGTTGTTGTTCCTGGTCGGCCCGTTGTTGTTCCAGACTTAACCGTTCACTGTCCGTGGCGATCCAATCTCCTGCGGCATCGTACCAGCGCAGCCAGAGGCGCTCCAGTCCCTGATAGCGTCCCTGCCACAATCCCAGCCCCATATTCAAGTCCGGCAACCAGAGACGATCGTCCGGCAATTCCAGGGGCTGATAGTGAGCCTGGTTCAGACTAAACGCCCGCAGTCGATCGGTATAACGGTCGAAGACGACGTAATAGGGAATTCGCAGAATTTGCTCATACACCTGCCATTTGGTGGGTGGATCAGGGTTAGCCCGCTCCGTTTGCCCCAGGTCTTCCCGTTCGGTTCCTGGCGACAGCAACTCTACCGCAATAAAGGGGCTGACTCCCTCCTGCCAGATCACATAACTCAAGCGTAAATCCCGGTTTTCATGCAGGCGAGGAACCCCGATCACGGCAAACCAATCCGGTCGCTTATACCAGAGTGGATGGCGGACATCGTAATACAAATTGAGATCGCTGGCGGTAAAAATCCGATCAGCCGCATAATCTTGCAGGCGAAATGTGGCACTCAGAAGTTGGGGTTGCCAATCGTGGAACTCGTCAGGCAAGCCAGGTTCCTCCGGATTTTCGCTGGGCAAGTCATACATGGTCGGCAGAACTTCCCAGGCCGGTCGGGGGGGATCAGTTTGCTCAACCGGAAAGTGAAATGGCTGCATCAGCAATACCTGTGGAGAAAACAGGGATAATCCAATACTAACGTATTAGCCATCAGACTTTACCAGCCCACCATAATTTTCCAGAACAGGGAGCCGATCGCCACGGTGGCCAGATGCTGGGGCAGCAGACGCAGAATTGATTGACGGGCAATATTCTGGGTCAGAATGATGCTCAGCCAGACCGAGACAATCAGGGTTACTCCCTGCAGAAATGCAATTACCACAGGATCGGCGATCGTCACCAGATGCAGGCCGCCTGTATAGCCAAAAGTCGCCAGCGTCACCGGGATCACCCGGCCCGCCTCGGATAGCCCTAACGGTAGATAGTGGGCCAGACTGCCCCCTAGCACCAGAGGTAGATACCCATAGGCCAGCTCTATGAAAGGACGGGGTTTGACCGTCCCGCCCCGCCCGATTCTCCCTGACAGGCCCATGATGCCATAGGCGATTCCAGCGATCGCCCCCGGCACCAACAGCGCTAGGAGCGACGATCCGGCATGACCAGCAAAGGTATCCAGGGACAACGAGAGATGAAACTGGGTGGCAATTTCGGGCAGGCGGTGAAGCAGTACCGCCCCAAACAATAGGAACAGCAGGGCTACCTCGTCCGATCGGGGAACATGGGTCGTCCACAATTCAATCCCCGGTGGCCGCAGGTTCAGTTCTACCGATCGGTGGGGACAGGCTTTGAGACAGGTCATGCACAGGACACAATCCCGATTGTCCTCCAACTGGGCGGGGTGGGAGTAGAGGGGACAGCCCTCGGTTTCCTGCCCCTCTCCCTTTTGGGGTCCCCCTTTGTAGCACTGGTAGGTGGTGCAGGTCGCCACGCAAATTCCCTGTTGTGCTCGCAATTCTGTCATGGAGAGTTTGGCGAACAGCCCATTCATGCCGCCGATTGGGCAGAGATAGCGACACCAGAACCGTCGCTCAAACAGGAGGGAGCAGATCACTGCCCCAGCCGTAATCAGCAACAGCAAGCAAGCGGAAAGATAGGCCGTATTCTCCAGATCCCAGAGTTCTTCCCAGAGCAGGATCAGGGTAAACAGCCCAAACAAGAACCAGCCCCCGATCCGATCGGCCGCCTGGCGAGGCCAACGACCCAACTGACGGGGATAAATCCAGAGGGACAACTTTTGTGCCAGTTCACCGTAGATCATGAACGGGCAAACCGAACACCAGAGCCGCCCAACGAAGGGAAATGCCAGCAAGATCCCTGGCCACCACCAGGCCCAGAAGAAGTTCAGAGCAATATTGCGATCGCGGGTCTGGGGTCCCAGAAATAGCAGGACGACCACGATCGCAAAGACCGCTAGGGTGAACCCGTAGTTGATCCGATCGGGCCACCAGGCGCTCCGCAGAAACTGCCGCAGCCAGGGATACACATTCAACAGGTTGACCCGGAAACGCCGCTTCCGGGGGCTGTTAGACCAGAGCACTTCCTCGGTTAACTCAGAGTCTCCCTCGAGCTGTACGATCGCCCGCTCAATCAGGCTCTGGAGCTCGGCAATATTCCCCGGAAAATCGTAGCTCTGGAGGCTGCGAATAGCCTCTGGAGTGACGCGGGGCTTGGGCAGATGGCGAGCCTGACAATAAAGACTGATGTAGTACTGCACCTGGGCTTCAATATCTGCTTTGCGGACCCGCAGCGGAGGGACCTTAACCTCATGCCCCACCAGCTTCCGTTGTGGCAGACTCTTCTCTGACACCATTAAGATGCGGGCCTGACAGGGGAGCGATTGGGGAGGCTGCTCTCCCTCTCGACTGATAGGCGTAAATACTCCAGTTTTCAACAGGTTGCACAGTTTTTCCTCTAGAGCTGGTGACAAATCCTGAATATTGTTCAACAGCAGAGTTCCCAGGCCCAACCATTCGATTAAGCCAGGTTTGCCACCAGCCCGTCCAAACAGCTCTGCACCGCTGGCCTGGAGGGTATTACAGTTGATTTTAATCATGGGCTGGTGCCGATCGGCTGACCCAAAATGGATCAGGGCCGCCGTATTATCCTTTTCCAGCCCTGGTTCTCCGAAAATTAGGACTGGCTTTCGATCGCGGGTCGCTTTCTTGATGTCCTGACGCAGGCGAACGGCATAACGACTGGTCCCCACGATGCCCCGCCTCACCTTATTGACCAGGTAAGGTCGCAGGGCTGCCTGCCGTTCCTGTTCGTACACCATTTGGGCGGTCACCTGATCCAGCTCAGCCGCCAGTTGGCGGGAAACAGTGCGGGTGATTTCTGGATACTGATTCACCAGAATTAGAAACGCCTCTTTCGGGATGGTCCAGAGTACCCCCTGCTCCAGGGTAATCACCGTTTGGCGGGTCACCTCCTCCAGGATCAGTTCTTTCAAATGCAAGACGGTTCCTGGCAGGAGGCCGAGAGCTGTGGCTGGCCCTGTCTTGCTGGTGCGGTAACTTTCCAGATATCCTTCCCGCAGGATGTAGAGAGCTGGGGGAAAGGTGTCTTCCAGGATCAGGCGACGATTCTCCTGGAACGGTTCCTCCACAATGGCAGCGGCGATAGCGCCCAGAACCTCATCCGATAAAGCCCCCAGGGTGGTGTGCTGTTTCAGCCATTGGATGCGATCGGTCTGGGTCATAAAACCTTGCTCCTAAGATTAGGGGTCCCCCCATGAGAATCCAGTTTGGAGGGCTGCAGCCAGGGCAATCGCACGGGGATAGATGCGATGTTCCTGCACCTGAATGCGAGACTGCAGGGTGGTAGGGTTATCCCCTGGCAAAATCGGGACTGCCGCCTGCATCAGAATGGGGCCGCTATCCATTTCCAGGGTAACAATGTGGACGGTACAACCGGCAACTTTTACCCCAGCCTTAAGGGCTTGCTCAACCGCATGGATGCCGGGAAAACTGGGGAGCAGGCTGGGATGAATATTGAGGATGCGATCGGGAAAGGCCTCGATCAGAGCATGGGTCACTAGGCGCATCCAGCCCGCCATAATCACCCACTCCACACCAAATTGGCGTAAGGTCACTGCAATTTTCAGATCCAACTCTTCTCTGGTTGCAAAGTCTCGATGGTTCAAAAGCACGGCTGGAATGTTGAGTCGGGCTGCCCGGGCAGCGGCTTTGGCCTCTGGATTGTTGTAAATCAGAACTTGAATTTGGGCATGCAAGCGGCCATCGGCGATCGTCTGGGCGATCGTTTCAAAGTTTGAACCACTGCCTGAAGCCATCACTCCCAACTGCAGCGGTGGGCCAGATTGCAAATGGTTTCGTAAGGACTCCGGGGGAATATCGGGCGAGATGAAGCCGAAGGTGGGGTCAACCATAGGTTCTCAACCAGTTCTGAATCTCCTGAACCAGCCAGTTTACCTCATCTTCCGACAGATATCCGCCGAACATGTATTTTCCCCGCACTGTCTGCAGGGCGACCAGACGAAACGAGGATGGCAGCAAGAGGATGGGAGAGACCCTCTGGTGGGAAAGGGCATGCATGTGGCAGGACACAGACTCAATCTCTGCCGTATCCCCGACCCGTTCGTAGACTGAGAACCCAAATAAGGTGCGGAGAATGCGGAAAGTATCTGGGGTCAAGGTAATGGACTGGGCTACGGTGGCAGCCCCCAGAAAGCCCAGGACGATTGGCCCCAGTAAGACGAACAGCACCAGCAGAAAGAGTGATCGGAAGATCAGCGTGTCAGCCACCAGAGCGATCGCGCCCAAAATGGCCATGGACACCACCACATCAAGCAGAGAAAGGCCTTGCAGACGTGCTGGGATTTCGATCCACAGGCGATCGCAGGACTTCTGGAGACTAATGGGCGTACCTTCAGGGGCAGCCAGGGAAAAGAAAGCTCCCCGTCGTTGCGTCAAGGGTTCACCTTTTTCCAGCATATCTAGGGCCTCGCGGGCTGTTTTGAAGCGTCGTTCTACAGCAGGTTCCGTCAGGGTGATCACCCAGTCTACAAAGCTGGGACTGGCACTGGTGTAATTCCAGAAGGCGATTCGCATCTCCTCCTGGGGCAGTTCAGCGGGGGGCAGACCTGTCATCAGGTGAATCAGGGTGGCTCCCAGGGCATAGAGGTCGGACGCCGGGACAGCCTGCCCTCCAAACTGTTCGATCGGGGTGTAGCCGTATGTTCCCACCACCGTAACTGTCCTGGCACCCGCAGCCAACCGATCCTGAACCGCCCCAAAATCCACCAGATAAATCTGTCCGTCTTCTCCCAGGATCAAATTTCCCGGCTTAATATCCCGGTGCAGTACCGGCGGATTCAATTCATGCAGATAAATCAGAATATCCAGAATCTGGATGGTAATCTGGCGAATCTCCGATTCGGTAAAGCGCTCTCCCTGATGTAGCAACTCTGCCAGAGATTGGCCGGGAACGTACTCCTGCACCAGCCCCAACCAGAACAGGCTATCATCCAGGGAGAAGTGACCCCGATACCGGGGAATACGAGGATGGTCCAGGGCCTGAAGAATCTGGATCTCCCGTTCAAATAGCCTGAAATCCTGCCACTGCACCCCTGCCCCTAGAACCAGGAGTTTGAGCACAACTGGGTCTTCTGTCTCCAGATCCTCAGCCAGCCAGGTTTGCCGACTGGCATTATCCCCCAGTAGGGCCTTGAGCTGGTAACGATCCTGCAGGATTTGGTCAGGTTGTAGCATCAGCTTCGGCTCTCAATAATGCCGCCGCAGAGGAGAATGTCCCCGTTATAACAGACTGCTGCCTGTCCCGGCGTGACACTGAACTGGGGGTCATCGAAGACAATTCGCAGCCCCATTCCCCCATCCAGGGGGATCAGGGTGGCTGGAACCGCAGCAGAACGGTAGCGGACCTGCACCTCGGCTCGAATCGGAGTGGTAGGTGGGGCGATCGACACCCAGTTCACCTGCCGCACGATGCATTCATAATCTTGGGCGCTGCTGCGATCGCCCACAATCACCCGATTCCGCATTGGATCCAATCCAATCACATAGAGGGGTTCGCTGTGGGCAATACCCAATCCCTTGCGTTGGCCGATTGTGTAGTGGTGTACCCCTTCATGTCGGCCCAAAACCCGTCCAGCCTGGTCCACAATTTCCCCGGTTTGCGGTGTAATGTATTTGTCCAGGAATGCCTGCATGGAACCATGGGCCTCAATCAGACAGAGATCCTGACTTTCAGGCTTTTCTGCCGTATGCAGACCAAATTCGGTCGCAATGCGTCGGGTTTCTGTCTTGGGTTGATTTCCCAGGGGAAACAGCGTGGCCGCCAGGATCTCCTGGCCCAGGTCATACAGAAAGTAAGCCTGATCCTTGTTGGTGTCTACGGCCCGCCGCAGTTGATACCGACCGGTGCTGTCATCACGGGTAATCTGAGCGTAGTGGCCGGTGGCAATCCGATCGACCCCCAGTTCTGTGCGGGCATAGTGCAACATCGGCCCAAACTTGACGGCTTTATTGCACTGAGAACAGGGCAGGGGGGTGATACCCTGGCTATAACCAGCCACCAGATAATCCACAATATTGGCCTGGAAAACCTCTCGCATATCTACGATGTGGTGGGGAATGCTGAGATCTTCACAGAGGCGGGCAGCATCCACCATGCCCTCTGAGCAACACTGTCCCTTGCCCTTCATTAACCAGAGGGTGAGACCAACAACATCGTATCCCTGATGATGCAGGAGGGCCGCAGCCACTGAACTGTCAACCCCACCAGACAAACCCACCACAACACTATTCATGGATCACTAAGTTCTGCAACGAATCATCCTTCTTATACAGGCTAACATTCGTCATCTGAAAATCCCTGTGCTAGCATGGCCGCAAATTTGACAGGTCAAACCTGCATGGCAAGTGGGAGTGAGGATTATGACAACACGATCGGGGAACGGGACAGTACCCAAAAAATTGATCAACGGGCAATCCCTATGGCCTTTCTTTGCAATGATGGCTGGGGGAATCGCTTTGATAGGGCAACCCTCGGCAGAGGCCCAGCCTCAGACCCAATACAGTCGTCTGGTTCGAGCCAATCCTGACCCTACTGGATTGATCAGTCCTGAGAAGCTGATGCAGCCAGAGTTTAAGGTGTCCTCCACCACCAATATGGCAACCAACTCCCTCCCCACTGCGCCTGTGCATCCCGGCAATCATCGTTATGCCCAAATTCCTGCCGTCCCGATTCCCACCTCTAGCTACACCGATCCGAACAATCTATACACCACACCCTATGTCACGCCCTATGCCGGTCAGTACTTTGTCTATATAGACAGCGATAGCCGCACCCTTTTGCAGCAGGTCCGATCTACCGTTGAACCCACAGCTTTTTTGAAGTCCTATGCCGGGCGGCAGGTCATTCAGGCTGGTTCCTACAACAACTTTGCCAACGTCGAACAGCAGATTAGAACGTTGCAGGCCCAGGGTTTTTCTGGAGTCGGCTATGGCACTGTGCCGAACAGTACCTACGACAATTTTGGGGTACCGTCCATTCCCCCTGTAACTTCCACAACCCCCTATCCCACCCAGGTCACAACCTCCCCTAATACGGGCATCACCTATACTGCCCCCGGAAGTCAGGTCGGAATTTTGCGCCCGACGATTCCTTATGGGGCAACGGCTTACTACGTAGTGATTCCGGGGAACCCGGAACAACTCTCTTTTCTGCAGCAGCGCGTGATCGGTCTGGGGGCAGATCTCAGTGCTGTGCAGCGACGTGGTGCCCCTCGTGGCCCCCATATTGCTGTCGGTCCTTTTTCCGATCGAGGCTCGGCTGAAACCTGGAGCAACTATTTCCGGGATAATGGGCTGGATGCAAGAGTTTATTACGGCAAGTGATTTCTAAAATCAGCTTACATAATCAGGTGGTTGTTACAGCCGCCCAGATGCGTGCGATCGAAGAACGGGTGTTCGCTGCCGGGATACCTGTGGCAGCCCTGATGGAAAAGGTTGGCGGACTGATCAGCCGCTGGGTTCAGACCCATTATCCCCCAGAGCAATGCCCCCAGGTTGGTATTCTGGCCGGACCAGGCCACAACGGGGGAGATGCCCTGGTGGTGGCTCGGGAGTTACATTTTCGTGGCTATCGGGTTGTGGTTTACCAGCCCTTCTCTAAAATGAAGGACCTGACCCATCACCATGCCCGCTATGCCCACAGTCTGGGTCTTACTTTTCATGACTCGATCGAGGCGCTGCAATTTTCCGATCTGATCCTGGATGGCCTGTTCGGGTTCGGCCTGGAACGGGAGTTAACCGATCCAGTGAAAGGGGCAATTGATAGCCTGAACCAGTGGTCCCAACCGGTGGTTAGCATTGATCTGCCGTCAGGGTTACAGACCGATACGGGAGCCAGATTGGGCACGGCAGTTCGAGCAACCTGGACTCTCTGCCTGGGGCTGTGGAAGCAGAGCTTGTTGCAGGAACAGGCCCTGGAATTTGTCGGGCAGGCTGAATTGATTGATTTCGATCTCCCGATAGCGGATATTCAGGCTGTACTAGGAGAGGAACCTGCTGTGCAACGGATTACAGCAGAGCAGGCTCTGGCCTATCTGCCCCTGTCCCGACCCCCCTCGACCCATAAATATCAAATGGGGCATGTGCTTTTGATCTGTGGATCTCTTCCCTATGCTGGGGCGGCGATCCTCTGCGGACTGGGAGCGCGTGCGACTGGGGTCGGAATGTTGTCAATCGCCGTGCCAGAATCCCTGAAACCGATGGTGTTGGCCCAATTACCGGAAGCCTTGGTGATCGGTTGTCCGGAGACGGCGGCGGGCGGAATTTCTCGATTGCCTGCGGAGGTCCAACTGGATCGCTACGATGTCGTTGCCTGTGGGCCAGGGTTAAGCTTGGAAGCGGATCGACTGGTGCAACAGGTGTTGGAAAGCGATCGCCCTCTCGTGTTGGATGCAGATGGCCTCAACCTCCTGGCTCAACACAATGTGGTTGGAACCCTGAAAAATCGTCAGGCCCCCACGGTCCTGACCCCCCATCTGGGAGAATTTCGCCGGTTGTTTCCTAAAATTGCCGAGACCATGGTATGCCGCATCACTGCGGTCCGCAGCGTTGCAGAGGCAACTGGAACGATCGTCCTGCTCAAAGGCGCACGCATTGTCATTGGCAATGCTCAGGGACGCATCTGGATTAATCCAGACAGCACCCCTGCCCTGGCCCGGGGTGGAACAGGAGATGTGTTGACTGGCCTCATCGGCGGTCTCATGGCCCAAGGGGGTAAATCCAGGGATGGTATGGCAGCCCTGGTGCAAAGTGCAGCCTGGTGGCATGCCCAGGCTGGAATTCTGGCTGCCCGCGAGCGGACCGAATTGGGAGTGGATGCCTTTACCTTATCCCAATCTCTGATCCCAGCGATCGCCGACGTTTTACGGCTTGGGTGATGTGCTGCAGTTTCAATTTTGTTCTGGGAGAAGCCATAACCTCCAGAGCAGCCTCACGGGCGATCGTCTGGATTTCACCCCCACTGATCGCCCAGCGGTGTGCTAACGTCTTCCAGTTTAAGCGGGGGTCCAGGGAAACCTGGGCTGGGAATGCCTGCTGCCACAACTGCAGACGGGCCTGTTCATCCGGCAGGGGAAATTCCAGGATCTGGTCCAGTTGCTGTCGCCATGGCCACCGCATCCCCTGGGGAAAATCCAAACTTAGCAGGGTGATACTGTCAGTGGCCCGCCGTTGCTGTAAAAATCGATTAATTTCGACTTCAGGTAAGGGAGAGAACCGACCCA is a genomic window containing:
- the mnmA gene encoding tRNA 2-thiouridine(34) synthase MnmA; translated protein: MNSVVVGLSGGVDSSVAAALLHHQGYDVVGLTLWLMKGKGQCCSEGMVDAARLCEDLSIPHHIVDMREVFQANIVDYLVAGYSQGITPLPCSQCNKAVKFGPMLHYARTELGVDRIATGHYAQITRDDSTGRYQLRRAVDTNKDQAYFLYDLGQEILAATLFPLGNQPKTETRRIATEFGLHTAEKPESQDLCLIEAHGSMQAFLDKYITPQTGEIVDQAGRVLGRHEGVHHYTIGQRKGLGIAHSEPLYVIGLDPMRNRVIVGDRSSAQDYECIVRQVNWVSIAPPTTPIRAEVQVRYRSAAVPATLIPLDGGMGLRIVFDDPQFSVTPGQAAVCYNGDILLCGGIIESRS
- a CDS encoding bifunctional ADP-dependent NAD(P)H-hydrate dehydratase/NAD(P)H-hydrate epimerase, producing MISKISLHNQVVVTAAQMRAIEERVFAAGIPVAALMEKVGGLISRWVQTHYPPEQCPQVGILAGPGHNGGDALVVARELHFRGYRVVVYQPFSKMKDLTHHHARYAHSLGLTFHDSIEALQFSDLILDGLFGFGLERELTDPVKGAIDSLNQWSQPVVSIDLPSGLQTDTGARLGTAVRATWTLCLGLWKQSLLQEQALEFVGQAELIDFDLPIADIQAVLGEEPAVQRITAEQALAYLPLSRPPSTHKYQMGHVLLICGSLPYAGAAILCGLGARATGVGMLSIAVPESLKPMVLAQLPEALVIGCPETAAGGISRLPAEVQLDRYDVVACGPGLSLEADRLVQQVLESDRPLVLDADGLNLLAQHNVVGTLKNRQAPTVLTPHLGEFRRLFPKIAETMVCRITAVRSVAEATGTIVLLKGARIVIGNAQGRIWINPDSTPALARGGTGDVLTGLIGGLMAQGGKSRDGMAALVQSAAWWHAQAGILAARERTELGVDAFTLSQSLIPAIADVLRLG